The Desulfuromonas versatilis genome has a segment encoding these proteins:
- the cobO gene encoding cob(I)yrinic acid a,c-diamide adenosyltransferase encodes MTEEKPQETWRKRGSAPERIDHYQPKERRGLTVVITGHGKGKTTSAMGMVLRACGHGMKVCIIQFMKGDLYSGEWDGLKMLDCGLEHYATGKGFCGLQGNPYSKNEHRANAQDALDLAREKMASGRFDLLVLDELNNALKLRLVDLEQVLELVKGKPSLLHLVLTGRDAHPEVIELADTVSEVREIKHAYRKNIEPQPGIDY; translated from the coding sequence ATGACCGAAGAAAAACCACAGGAAACCTGGCGCAAGCGCGGCAGCGCCCCCGAGCGTATCGACCACTACCAGCCCAAGGAGCGCCGGGGGCTGACCGTGGTCATCACCGGCCACGGCAAGGGCAAGACCACCTCGGCCATGGGGATGGTGCTGCGCGCCTGCGGCCACGGCATGAAGGTCTGCATCATCCAGTTCATGAAGGGCGACCTCTACTCGGGGGAGTGGGACGGGCTGAAGATGCTTGACTGCGGCCTGGAGCACTACGCCACCGGCAAGGGGTTCTGCGGCCTGCAGGGCAACCCCTACTCGAAGAACGAGCACCGCGCCAACGCCCAGGACGCCCTCGATCTGGCCCGCGAAAAGATGGCCTCGGGGCGCTTCGACCTGCTGGTGCTCGACGAGCTCAACAACGCCCTCAAGCTGCGCCTGGTCGACCTGGAGCAGGTGCTGGAGCTGGTGAAGGGCAAGCCGTCGCTGCTGCACCTGGTCCTCACCGGGCGCGACGCCCACCCCGAGGTGATCGAGCTGGCCGACACGGTCAGCGAGGTGCGTGAGATCAAGCACGCCTACCGCAAGAACATCGAACCCCAACCCGGCATCGACTACTGA
- a CDS encoding endonuclease/exonuclease/phosphatase family protein encodes MAGRTLTALKLLFRSALWLLALGVIAVLVLRWFTGSRFAPVRLVDYFTPWLLVPLLPALAAALVAGRRWLSAFLLVPVLYVGIVYAPLFLPAGNRAEAKGPTFKVMSYNVWSHNPHLQEIAAVVAEERPDILLLQELTPERYPVLRGYLEELYPGQALHEVYDPRLLQAVFSRYPLPAYRALPGKGKTLEVVVVTPQGELTLYNSHFLRSGDWTRRHSQIASLLAEGLANAAGPVILAGDFNTSERTETYRLITGSLKNAHWEAGRGFGFTFPAYGSCRVVACQVPPMVRIDHIFYNDLLLVRSAGTVQRSGGADHLPVVAEFSMLKKGQEIR; translated from the coding sequence ATGGCCGGCAGAACCCTCACCGCCCTCAAGCTGCTGTTCCGGAGCGCCCTGTGGCTGCTGGCCCTGGGGGTGATCGCGGTGCTGGTGCTGCGCTGGTTCACCGGCAGCCGCTTCGCCCCGGTGCGCCTGGTCGATTACTTCACCCCCTGGCTGCTGGTCCCCCTGCTGCCGGCTCTTGCCGCAGCCCTGGTGGCCGGGCGCCGCTGGCTGTCGGCGTTTCTGCTGGTGCCGGTGCTGTATGTCGGGATCGTCTATGCCCCGCTGTTTCTTCCTGCGGGCAATCGGGCCGAGGCGAAGGGTCCCACCTTCAAGGTCATGAGCTACAATGTCTGGTCGCACAATCCCCACCTCCAGGAGATCGCCGCGGTGGTCGCCGAAGAAAGACCGGACATCCTGCTGCTGCAGGAGCTGACCCCGGAACGCTACCCCGTGCTGCGCGGATACCTTGAGGAGCTCTACCCCGGCCAGGCTCTGCACGAGGTCTACGACCCCCGGCTGCTGCAGGCGGTGTTCAGCCGCTATCCCCTGCCGGCGTACCGCGCTTTGCCGGGCAAGGGGAAAACTCTCGAGGTGGTGGTGGTCACTCCCCAGGGGGAGTTGACCCTTTACAACTCGCATTTTCTGCGCAGCGGCGACTGGACCAGGCGCCATTCCCAGATCGCCTCCCTGCTGGCCGAGGGCCTGGCGAACGCTGCCGGCCCGGTGATCCTGGCCGGGGATTTCAACACCTCGGAGCGCACCGAGACCTACCGGCTGATCACCGGTTCCCTGAAAAACGCCCACTGGGAGGCGGGCCGCGGATTCGGCTTCACTTTTCCGGCCTACGGCTCCTGCCGGGTGGTGGCCTGCCAGGTGCCGCCCATGGTGCGCATCGACCACATCTTCTACAACGACCTGCTGCTCGTCCGCAGCGCCGGCACCGTCCAGCGCTCCGGCGGCGCCGACCACCTGCCGGTGGTGGCGGAATTTTCCATGCTGAAAAAGGGCCAGGAAATCCGCTAG
- a CDS encoding Lnb N-terminal periplasmic domain-containing protein yields the protein MTERVSHKPTIPLARSGRLLLLGLAFLCLGAAAAAPAAAEGTYLGRLQQRAAAQSLAAQRYWQVLLHYLPTWRGAHSLIDDPAFFFAPDGQKDPAAELEATLAAFFETPGPTPDRHARCRFPARFAWLSAQLEIDSAQLPPVECREWDQALEKIDPHSAELIFPGTHNNSPASMFGHTLINIQGPYRSKLLSYAVNYSAFTDETNGFAYAVKGIFGLYRGYYSVLPYSQKVREYNDLERRDVWEYELNLSREETLRMLRHIWELREIYSDYYFFDENCAYQLLFLLEAARPQLRLTEAARPWVIPIDTVRIIEKHGLVAGSAYRPSKATRIAHINGQMDAVERDLAQQLLDGARSPDALAAAELDNDGRIRILDLVAEKVEFDYLRKQIGQEEYRRRYRDLLSARSRLGLASQAPVISEPVRPDRGHGSNRLGVGAGWWKQHGFAELALRPAYHNLLDADQGYLAGSQIDFTNLVLRYYPRRAKLELHALDLVSIVSLSPRHRFFRPVSWKVETGFFQKTFAGGDDHLAYRLNPGGGFTFGSERAMVYLLGETDLQAGGRFDHGHALGLGGSLGLLWTPGTAWKTHLRGRQLWFELGDAHRYLGVQLEQNYRFAANQGLSLELSRHKEFGFYSSEIKGRWNLFW from the coding sequence GTGACGGAGCGGGTTTCCCACAAACCGACCATCCCGCTGGCGAGGTCCGGGAGGCTGCTGCTCCTGGGCCTCGCCTTTTTGTGCCTGGGGGCGGCCGCCGCTGCGCCCGCGGCGGCGGAGGGGACTTATCTGGGCCGGCTGCAGCAGCGGGCGGCGGCGCAAAGCCTCGCCGCGCAGCGCTATTGGCAGGTGCTGCTGCACTACCTGCCGACCTGGAGGGGGGCGCACAGCCTGATCGACGATCCGGCTTTTTTCTTCGCCCCCGATGGCCAGAAGGACCCCGCGGCCGAACTCGAGGCGACCCTCGCGGCCTTTTTCGAAACGCCCGGTCCCACGCCCGACCGCCATGCCCGCTGCCGCTTCCCGGCCCGTTTCGCCTGGCTCAGCGCACAACTGGAGATCGACAGCGCTCAGCTTCCGCCGGTGGAGTGCCGGGAGTGGGACCAGGCCCTGGAGAAGATCGACCCCCATTCCGCCGAGCTGATCTTTCCGGGGACCCACAACAACAGCCCGGCCTCCATGTTCGGCCATACCCTGATCAACATCCAGGGCCCCTACCGCAGCAAGCTGCTCTCCTACGCCGTCAACTACAGCGCCTTCACCGACGAAACCAACGGCTTCGCCTATGCCGTCAAGGGGATTTTCGGCCTCTACCGGGGCTACTATTCGGTGCTCCCCTATTCCCAGAAGGTGCGCGAATACAACGACCTCGAACGGCGCGACGTCTGGGAATACGAGCTGAACCTGAGCCGCGAGGAGACCCTGCGCATGCTGCGCCACATCTGGGAGCTGCGCGAGATCTACTCCGATTACTACTTCTTCGACGAGAACTGCGCCTACCAGCTGCTTTTTCTGCTCGAGGCGGCCCGCCCCCAGCTGCGCCTGACCGAGGCCGCGCGCCCCTGGGTGATCCCCATCGACACGGTGCGCATCATCGAAAAGCACGGCCTGGTCGCCGGTTCCGCCTATCGCCCCTCCAAGGCCACCCGCATCGCCCACATCAACGGGCAGATGGACGCCGTGGAGCGGGATTTGGCCCAGCAGCTGCTCGACGGGGCGCGGTCCCCGGATGCGCTGGCCGCGGCCGAACTCGACAACGACGGCCGGATCCGCATCCTCGACCTGGTGGCGGAAAAGGTCGAGTTCGACTATCTCCGCAAGCAGATCGGCCAGGAGGAATACCGGCGCCGCTACCGCGACCTTCTCTCCGCCCGCAGCCGCCTGGGGCTCGCCTCGCAGGCGCCGGTCATCAGCGAACCGGTGCGTCCGGACCGCGGCCACGGTTCCAACCGCCTCGGGGTGGGCGCCGGCTGGTGGAAACAGCATGGCTTCGCCGAGCTGGCCCTGCGGCCTGCCTACCACAACCTGCTCGACGCCGACCAGGGGTACCTGGCCGGCTCGCAGATCGACTTCACCAACCTGGTGCTGCGCTACTACCCGCGCCGGGCCAAGCTGGAACTGCACGCCCTCGACCTGGTCAGTATCGTTTCGCTTTCACCCCGCCATCGCTTTTTCCGCCCCGTCTCCTGGAAGGTGGAAACCGGCTTTTTCCAGAAAACCTTTGCCGGCGGCGACGATCATCTCGCCTATCGCCTCAATCCCGGCGGCGGCTTCACCTTCGGCAGCGAGCGGGCCATGGTCTACCTGCTGGGCGAAACCGACCTGCAGGCCGGCGGCCGGTTCGATCACGGCCACGCCCTGGGGCTGGGCGGGTCGCTCGGGCTGCTGTGGACCCCCGGCACGGCCTGGAAGACCCACCTGCGGGGCCGCCAGCTCTGGTTCGAGCTGGGCGATGCGCACCGCTACCTCGGCGTGCAGCTCGAGCAAAACTATCGTTTCGCGGCCAACCAGGGGCTCAGCCTCGAGCTTTCCCGGCACAAGGAGTTCGGTTTTTATTCCAGCGAGATCAAGGGGCGCTGGAATCTTTTCTGGTAA
- a CDS encoding DUF3015 family protein: MKKILFLTSALALVVAGSAFAGQAAKNTGCGLGTVLWGDKADGSILSQSLQATTNGTFGNQTFGITSGTLGCDQPESLAQSDKLFEFAAGNLDNLARDIARGSGESLDTLAELMAVPQGQRVVFNASLQQNFDEIFATGDETPGTVLIRIAKIAG; this comes from the coding sequence ATGAAAAAAATACTGTTTTTGACTTCTGCCCTGGCCCTGGTCGTCGCCGGCTCGGCATTTGCCGGTCAGGCCGCCAAGAATACCGGCTGCGGGCTCGGCACGGTGCTCTGGGGCGACAAGGCGGACGGTTCGATCCTGTCCCAGTCGCTGCAGGCCACCACCAACGGCACCTTCGGCAACCAGACTTTCGGCATCACCTCGGGCACCCTCGGCTGCGATCAGCCCGAGAGCCTGGCGCAGAGCGACAAGCTCTTCGAATTCGCCGCCGGCAACCTGGACAACCTGGCCCGCGACATCGCCCGGGGTTCGGGCGAGTCCCTCGATACCCTGGCCGAGCTGATGGCGGTTCCCCAAGGGCAAAGGGTGGTGTTCAACGCCTCCCTGCAGCAGAATTTCGATGAGATCTTCGCCACCGGTGACGAAACTCCCGGCACCGTGCTGATCCGCATCGCCAAGATCGCCGGTTAG
- a CDS encoding BMP family protein, translating to MKHFLPQPLKSLSLSLLLCLVLISPALAEKIKVAGIYTQPIQQKWDGTLHRALVKAQEAGEIDYVYSEKVANTDYVRVMREYAESGVKLIVGEAFGISREAHKVADDYPEVAFLVGDSFGPHGSNFAVFDNYIHEPCYLMGIIAGSLTKTNKIGMVGGYPIGEVNRLFNAFMDGARSVNPEVKFKVSFIGSWYDPPKAKEFAFAQVEAGVDVLYAERAGVVDAARQKGIVAFGNVNDMNKEENGKDVVVTSALWHMESAINHAIALVKKGGFKAEDYREWTMMAKGGASLAPYYEFDGKIPAEAKAKVKELGEQIRAGKFTVTINDNEPKSTF from the coding sequence ATGAAACATTTCCTGCCCCAGCCGCTGAAATCCCTGAGCCTTTCCCTGCTTCTGTGCCTTGTTCTCATCTCGCCTGCCCTGGCGGAGAAGATCAAGGTCGCGGGCATCTACACCCAGCCGATCCAGCAGAAATGGGACGGCACCCTGCACCGGGCGCTGGTCAAGGCCCAGGAGGCCGGCGAGATCGATTACGTCTATTCGGAAAAGGTCGCCAACACCGATTACGTGCGGGTGATGCGCGAGTACGCCGAGAGCGGCGTCAAGCTTATCGTCGGCGAAGCCTTCGGCATCTCCCGCGAGGCCCACAAGGTGGCCGACGACTACCCCGAAGTCGCCTTTCTGGTGGGGGATTCCTTCGGTCCCCACGGCAGCAACTTCGCTGTTTTCGATAACTATATCCACGAGCCCTGCTACCTGATGGGGATCATCGCCGGCAGCCTGACCAAGACCAACAAGATCGGCATGGTCGGCGGCTACCCCATCGGCGAGGTCAACCGCCTCTTCAATGCCTTCATGGATGGCGCCCGCTCGGTCAATCCCGAGGTCAAGTTCAAGGTCTCCTTCATCGGTTCCTGGTACGACCCGCCCAAAGCCAAGGAATTCGCCTTCGCCCAGGTGGAGGCCGGGGTCGACGTGCTCTACGCCGAGCGTGCCGGTGTGGTCGATGCGGCCCGCCAGAAGGGGATTGTGGCCTTCGGCAACGTCAACGACATGAACAAGGAAGAGAACGGCAAGGACGTGGTGGTGACCTCCGCGCTCTGGCACATGGAGTCGGCCATCAACCACGCCATCGCCCTGGTCAAGAAAGGCGGGTTCAAGGCCGAGGACTACCGGGAGTGGACCATGATGGCCAAGGGCGGCGCCTCGCTGGCCCCCTACTACGAGTTTGACGGGAAGATCCCGGCGGAAGCCAAGGCCAAGGTCAAGGAGCTCGGGGAACAGATCCGGGCGGGTAAATTCACCGTGACCATCAACGACAACGAGCCGAAGTCGACCTTCTGA
- a CDS encoding ABC transporter ATP-binding protein codes for MPHPTVLRLRDITKRFGPLIANDAICLDLAEGEVLALLGENGAGKTTLMNILFGHYVADAGTVEVFGQELPPGKPRAAIEAGVGMVHQHFTLADNLTVLENVVLGTERLFTPRQDLKGAARRLRELGREFGLEVDPRARVRDLSVGERQRVEILKVLYRNARILILDEPTAVLTPPEVDSLFLTLRRLVGRGLAVVFISHKLAEVMAISDRVAVLRGGRVVHETGIDETSREALAEAMVGREIPKPKRVPLNPGKPLLGLDGVTVRGEHGKVHLQEASLDLREHEILGIAGVSGNGQAQLADLLCGLLGPDEGRMTLADGALLKPSPRAMVRHGIGRIVEDRNGTGLIGDMTITENLASESYREKRFSRFGLLRFAALREHAGRLVREFDVRCPGISAPVRKLSGGNMQKLVLARVLARNPSVILAHQPTWGLDVGAASYVHSQLLAARERGAATLLISEDLDELLQLSDRIQVIYHGRLSPPLDAGEVTLQQLGLLMSGQDFAAAG; via the coding sequence GTGCCTCATCCGACGGTTCTGCGCCTGCGCGACATTACCAAGCGTTTCGGCCCGCTGATCGCCAACGACGCCATCTGCCTGGACTTGGCCGAGGGCGAGGTGCTGGCCCTGCTCGGGGAGAATGGCGCCGGCAAGACGACCCTGATGAACATCCTGTTCGGCCATTACGTCGCCGATGCGGGGACGGTGGAGGTTTTCGGGCAGGAGCTTCCGCCCGGCAAGCCGCGGGCCGCCATCGAGGCCGGCGTCGGCATGGTGCATCAGCACTTCACCCTGGCGGACAACCTGACGGTGCTGGAAAACGTGGTGCTGGGGACCGAGCGCCTGTTCACCCCGCGCCAGGATCTGAAAGGGGCCGCCCGGCGCCTGCGCGAGCTGGGGCGTGAGTTCGGCCTGGAGGTTGACCCGCGGGCCCGGGTCCGGGACCTCTCGGTGGGAGAGCGCCAGCGGGTCGAGATCCTCAAGGTGCTCTACCGCAACGCCAGGATCCTGATTCTGGACGAACCGACGGCGGTGCTGACGCCGCCCGAGGTTGACAGCCTGTTTCTGACCCTGCGCCGGCTGGTGGGGCGCGGGCTGGCGGTGGTCTTCATTTCGCACAAGCTGGCCGAGGTCATGGCGATCAGCGATCGGGTCGCGGTGCTGCGCGGCGGCCGGGTGGTGCACGAAACGGGGATCGACGAGACCTCCCGCGAGGCCCTGGCCGAAGCGATGGTCGGCCGGGAAATCCCCAAGCCGAAGCGGGTTCCCCTGAACCCCGGCAAGCCCCTCTTGGGCCTCGACGGCGTGACGGTGCGCGGCGAGCACGGCAAGGTCCATCTGCAGGAGGCCTCGCTGGATCTACGGGAGCACGAGATCCTCGGCATCGCCGGGGTTTCCGGCAATGGCCAGGCCCAGCTGGCCGATCTGCTCTGCGGCCTGCTCGGGCCTGATGAGGGGCGGATGACCCTGGCTGACGGGGCTCTCCTGAAGCCGAGCCCCAGGGCCATGGTGCGCCACGGCATCGGGCGCATCGTCGAAGACCGCAACGGCACCGGGCTGATCGGGGATATGACCATCACCGAAAACCTCGCCTCGGAGAGCTACCGCGAGAAGCGCTTCTCGCGCTTCGGGCTGCTGCGCTTCGCGGCGCTGCGCGAGCATGCCGGACGTCTGGTGCGCGAGTTCGACGTGCGCTGCCCCGGAATCTCGGCGCCGGTCCGCAAGCTCTCCGGGGGCAACATGCAGAAACTGGTGCTGGCCCGGGTGCTGGCCCGCAATCCCTCGGTGATCCTCGCCCATCAGCCGACCTGGGGGCTGGACGTCGGGGCCGCCTCCTATGTCCACAGCCAGCTGCTCGCCGCCCGCGAGAGGGGCGCGGCCACGCTGCTGATCTCCGAAGACCTCGACGAACTGCTGCAGCTCTCGGACCGTATCCAGGTCATTTACCACGGGCGCTTGAGCCCACCGCTCGATGCCGGCGAGGTCACCCTGCAGCAGCTCGGTCTGCTGATGAGCGGTCAGGACTTCGCGGCGGCCGGCTGA
- a CDS encoding FmdB family zinc ribbon protein, which yields MPVYEFYCGDCHTIFNFISSRVNTEKRPACPKCGLPELERQVSLFAIFKGRSEEPVEGMPDLDEAQMERAMMALAGEMGSLDEEDPRQMARFMRRFSEVTGMNLGEGMEEAMRRLEAGEDPEAIEEQLGDVFDAENPFGKEGIKGLRRKYAPPAHDDTLYRLEG from the coding sequence ATGCCGGTTTACGAATTCTACTGCGGCGACTGCCACACCATCTTCAATTTCATCTCCAGCCGCGTGAATACGGAAAAACGGCCCGCCTGTCCCAAGTGCGGGCTTCCCGAGCTCGAGCGGCAGGTCTCGCTGTTCGCCATCTTCAAGGGGCGCTCCGAGGAGCCCGTGGAGGGGATGCCCGACCTGGACGAGGCGCAGATGGAGCGGGCGATGATGGCCCTCGCCGGGGAGATGGGGAGCCTCGACGAGGAGGACCCCCGGCAGATGGCAAGGTTCATGCGCCGCTTTTCCGAGGTTACCGGGATGAACCTGGGGGAGGGGATGGAGGAGGCGATGCGCCGCCTGGAGGCCGGGGAGGACCCGGAGGCGATCGAAGAGCAGCTCGGCGATGTGTTCGATGCGGAAAATCCCTTCGGCAAGGAGGGGATAAAGGGGTTGCGGCGCAAATACGCCCCCCCGGCCCACGACGACACCCTGTACCGGCTGGAGGGGTGA
- a CDS encoding 3D domain-containing protein → MSSFLLWARIAPVLVLLVALLAFPAPVIGQQARTLKVTATAYVSSTDPARKVGNRTAWGDVLVPGMKAIAVSEDLLELGLTRGTRVRIRGLEGEYEVMDRMAPRWKRHIDVYMGENLKAARRWGKRKVTIEWNPVGKAAPEPAGEAN, encoded by the coding sequence ATGTCGTCATTTCTCCTCTGGGCAAGGATCGCCCCGGTGCTGGTGCTGCTGGTCGCCCTGCTGGCTTTTCCCGCGCCGGTCATCGGGCAGCAGGCCAGAACCCTCAAGGTGACCGCCACCGCCTATGTCTCGTCGACCGACCCCGCCCGCAAAGTCGGCAACCGCACTGCCTGGGGCGATGTGCTGGTCCCGGGTATGAAGGCTATCGCGGTCTCCGAGGACCTGCTCGAACTGGGGCTGACCCGGGGGACCAGGGTTCGCATCCGCGGACTGGAGGGGGAGTATGAGGTGATGGACCGGATGGCCCCGCGCTGGAAGAGGCACATCGATGTCTACATGGGGGAAAACCTCAAGGCCGCCCGTCGCTGGGGAAAGCGCAAGGTGACCATCGAGTGGAACCCCGTCGGCAAGGCTGCGCCGGAGCCAGCCGGCGAGGCCAATTAG
- a CDS encoding SAM-dependent methyltransferase translates to MEAQLSYIGRIQTPYRSLDDCPRNIEPGGPLCRLAIDPPFAAGLEGLAPGQQILILYWFEAVNRGNLRQASRRTGEPAGVFALRTPHRPNPIGAAVLRIEELDGSGILVRGLDCLDGTPLLDIKPAMAAETGRSTWQ, encoded by the coding sequence ATGGAAGCCCAGCTCAGCTACATCGGTCGTATCCAAACCCCCTACCGGTCTCTTGACGACTGCCCGCGCAACATCGAACCGGGAGGGCCGCTCTGCCGGCTGGCAATCGACCCGCCCTTTGCCGCGGGCCTCGAGGGCCTGGCCCCGGGCCAGCAGATCCTGATCCTCTACTGGTTCGAGGCCGTGAACCGCGGCAACCTGCGGCAGGCCTCGCGAAGGACCGGCGAGCCGGCGGGCGTCTTCGCCCTGCGTACCCCGCATCGCCCCAATCCCATCGGGGCCGCGGTGCTGCGGATCGAAGAGCTCGACGGGAGCGGCATCCTGGTGCGCGGCCTCGACTGCCTGGACGGCACCCCCCTGCTGGACATCAAGCCGGCGATGGCCGCCGAGACCGGGCGATCCACCTGGCAATAA
- a CDS encoding rhodanese-like domain-containing protein: protein MMKKWFGRAICGLVLALLCSGGAVSADSYNYLSPEAVRQNLESRVPMLLVDIQVEEEFAAHHLPGALATFAYPVKTEAEKARLDAVVEKLNASEEPVVIVCPRGGGGAERAYQHLQASGIPAGRLFILEKGQDGWPYPELTEKGK from the coding sequence ATGATGAAGAAATGGTTTGGCAGGGCAATTTGCGGGCTGGTTCTGGCGCTGCTGTGCAGCGGCGGGGCGGTATCGGCCGATTCCTACAACTATCTCAGCCCCGAGGCGGTGCGGCAGAACCTGGAGAGCAGGGTCCCGATGCTGCTGGTCGACATCCAGGTCGAGGAGGAGTTCGCCGCCCACCATCTTCCCGGCGCGCTGGCGACCTTCGCCTACCCGGTGAAAACCGAGGCCGAAAAGGCCCGGCTCGACGCGGTGGTGGAAAAACTGAACGCCAGCGAGGAGCCGGTGGTCATCGTCTGCCCCCGGGGCGGCGGCGGCGCCGAGCGGGCCTACCAGCACCTCCAGGCCAGCGGGATCCCGGCCGGGCGGCTGTTCATCCTGGAAAAGGGCCAGGATGGCTGGCCCTATCCGGAGCTGACCGAAAAAGGGAAGTAG
- the amaB gene encoding L-piperidine-6-carboxylate dehydrogenase has protein sequence MRDILKQLGIEKVNSCAFTGKKWLKCGDELLESHSPIDGRLLGTVRKGRAEDYEKVIEQAREAFLFWRQVPAPKRGEVVRQIGEELRRRKKELGALVTVENGKLLAEGEGEVQEVIDVCDMAVGQSRMLYGLTMHSERPGHRMYEQWHPLGPIGVITAFNFPVAVLGWNAMIALVAGDTVIWKPSHKVPLTAIALSQLIGRVLEANGLPEGIFSLLIGDREDIGERMINDPRLPLISATGSVAMGRRIGQVVGRRLGRAILELGGNNGIIVMPSADLELAVRAILFGAVGTAGQRCTSTRRLIVHEQIYDVLVERLTAAYRQVRIGNPLEEGVLMGPLIDIEAVDKMQKALKELKKQGGRVIYGGEVLKGEPYDAGTYVTPCLAEATGAMPLVSEETFAPILYLMKAANLEEAIALHNAVPQGLSSAIFTSDLRESEAFLAHAGSDCGIANVNIGTSGAEIGGAFGGEKNTGGGRESGSDSWKAYMRRQTNTLNWSKELPLAQGISFGD, from the coding sequence ATGCGAGATATCCTGAAGCAGCTGGGCATCGAAAAGGTCAACTCCTGCGCCTTCACCGGAAAAAAATGGCTCAAATGCGGCGATGAGCTGCTCGAATCCCATTCGCCCATCGACGGCCGCCTGTTGGGCACGGTGCGCAAGGGCCGGGCCGAAGACTACGAAAAGGTGATCGAGCAGGCCCGCGAGGCCTTCCTGTTCTGGCGCCAGGTGCCCGCACCCAAGCGCGGCGAGGTGGTGCGCCAGATCGGCGAGGAGCTGCGCCGCCGCAAAAAAGAGCTGGGCGCGCTGGTCACCGTGGAGAACGGCAAGCTGCTCGCCGAGGGCGAGGGCGAGGTGCAGGAGGTGATCGACGTCTGCGACATGGCGGTGGGGCAATCGCGGATGCTCTACGGGCTGACCATGCACAGCGAGCGCCCCGGGCACCGCATGTACGAACAGTGGCACCCGCTGGGGCCGATCGGGGTGATCACCGCCTTCAACTTTCCGGTGGCGGTGCTCGGCTGGAACGCCATGATCGCCCTGGTGGCCGGCGACACGGTCATCTGGAAACCCTCCCACAAGGTGCCGCTGACCGCCATCGCCCTCAGCCAGCTGATCGGCCGGGTGCTCGAGGCCAACGGCCTGCCCGAGGGGATCTTCAGCCTGCTGATCGGCGACCGCGAGGACATCGGCGAGCGGATGATCAACGATCCGCGGCTGCCGCTGATTTCGGCCACCGGCAGCGTCGCCATGGGGCGCCGGATCGGCCAGGTGGTGGGGCGCCGCCTGGGGCGCGCCATCCTTGAACTGGGGGGCAACAACGGCATCATCGTCATGCCCAGCGCCGATCTCGAGCTGGCGGTGCGCGCCATCCTGTTCGGCGCCGTCGGCACGGCGGGACAGCGCTGCACCAGCACGCGGCGGCTGATCGTTCACGAGCAGATCTACGATGTGCTGGTGGAGCGGCTCACCGCCGCCTACCGGCAGGTGCGGATCGGCAATCCCCTGGAAGAGGGGGTGCTGATGGGGCCGCTGATCGACATCGAGGCGGTGGACAAGATGCAGAAGGCGCTCAAGGAGCTGAAAAAACAGGGGGGCAGGGTGATCTACGGCGGCGAGGTGCTCAAGGGGGAACCCTACGACGCCGGCACCTACGTCACCCCCTGCCTGGCCGAGGCGACGGGGGCGATGCCCCTGGTCAGCGAGGAGACCTTCGCGCCGATTCTCTACCTGATGAAAGCCGCGAACCTCGAGGAGGCCATCGCCCTGCACAACGCCGTGCCCCAGGGCCTGAGCAGCGCCATATTCACCAGCGACCTGCGCGAATCCGAGGCGTTTCTCGCCCACGCCGGCAGCGACTGCGGCATCGCCAACGTCAACATCGGCACCTCGGGCGCCGAGATCGGCGGCGCCTTCGGCGGCGAGAAAAACACCGGGGGCGGGCGCGAGTCGGGTTCCGACAGCTGGAAAGCTTACATGCGCCGGCAGACCAACACCCTCAACTGGTCGAAGGAGCTGCCCCTGGCCCAGGGGATCAGCTTTGGGGATTGA